GCTGAGGCTCCTATTATACTACCTTCGGAAGCTTGCCCTTAAGGAAGGCGCGATTCGCCGCACGAGCGAGATCCGCTATAATTGGCTGAAATAGCCACACGAGGAAGGGGCACGCAATGCCACAGGTCTATGTTTCCACGCATCCGCTGGTGCAACACAAGCTCTCGCTACTTCGCCGCACCGTCACCGAACCCAAGAAGTTCCGCGAGCTGGTGCGCGAGCTGGCCCAATTTCTGGTATACGAGGCGACGATCGATCTGCCACTCAGAGATACGACCATCCAGACGCCGCTGGCGACCATGCCGGGCAAGCAGATCAGCGTCCAGCTTGGCCTGGTGCCAATTCTGCGCGCCGGGCTGGGCATGGTCGACCCGATCCTCGACCTGATTCCGACCGCGCATGTCTGGCATCTGGGGCTGTACCGCGATCACGCCACGCTCGAGCCGGTGACCTACTACAACAAACTGCCGCCCGAGGCCGAGGTCGACCTGTGTCTGGTGCTCGACCCCATGCTGGCCACGGGCGGCTCGGCGATTGCTGCCGTCGACATTCTCAAGCGCTGGGGCGCCCAGCAGATCAAGTTCCTGGGCCTGATCGCCGCGCCCGAGGGCGTAAGCGCGCTGGCCGGGGCGCACCCCGATGTGCCGATCTACCTGGCCGCGCTCGATGAATGCCTGAACGACAAGGGCTACATTGTGCCAGGCCTTGGCGATGCAGGCGACCGCCAGTTCGGCACCGGGTAGCCCAGAACCAGGCGCTGGGCAGCCCCACAAGCGCGAGCTGATGCTTAGGGCTGCGGCATGGTCACAGCATCCCACGTCGCACGGCGTCGTACGTAGCGGCGCTGTGGTCTTCGAACGACACACGACACCTGGAGTACATGGTGAATGGACAGGTTGCGATCTATCTAGCGTTGACGTTCGCGCTCGCCTTCGCCACCACCGCGCTGTTGCTGCCATGGGTGATGCGCCTGAGCACGCGCTACGGCTGGGTGCAGCAGCCTGGTGGCCGCCGCCAGCACGCCCGCCCGACCTCAAATATCGGCGGGGTGGCGATCTACTGCGGGTTTGTGGCCGCGCTGCTGCTGACGTTCGCGTTCGAGCCGGTG
The sequence above is drawn from the Candidatus Kouleothrix ribensis genome and encodes:
- the upp gene encoding uracil phosphoribosyltransferase: MPQVYVSTHPLVQHKLSLLRRTVTEPKKFRELVRELAQFLVYEATIDLPLRDTTIQTPLATMPGKQISVQLGLVPILRAGLGMVDPILDLIPTAHVWHLGLYRDHATLEPVTYYNKLPPEAEVDLCLVLDPMLATGGSAIAAVDILKRWGAQQIKFLGLIAAPEGVSALAGAHPDVPIYLAALDECLNDKGYIVPGLGDAGDRQFGTG